One stretch of Nocardioides perillae DNA includes these proteins:
- a CDS encoding DLW-39 family protein, which yields MKKVLLVLLAGLGAAFAKKRLDEGRREQALWAEATDPVRKA from the coding sequence GTGAAGAAGGTCCTGCTCGTCCTCCTGGCCGGCCTCGGCGCGGCCTTCGCGAAGAAGCGCCTCGACGAGGGTCGCCGTGAGCAGGCCCTGTGGGCCGAGGCCACCGACCCGGTCCGCAAGGCCTGA
- a CDS encoding DUF3817 domain-containing protein: MKALLRYRVMATVVGVLLVVLILVGVPLANFDGTGMWYVIPSTPDLFAVGSTPHEVGEAITEYLGVAHGWLYMIFLVTAFLLARQEQWDLPFTLVTLVSGTVPVLSFWAEHRATRRVRAEHAALAELDARA; encoded by the coding sequence GTGAAGGCGCTGCTCCGCTACCGCGTGATGGCCACCGTCGTCGGTGTGCTGCTGGTCGTGCTGATCCTGGTCGGCGTGCCGCTGGCCAACTTCGACGGCACCGGCATGTGGTACGTCATCCCCTCCACCCCCGACCTCTTCGCCGTCGGGAGCACGCCCCACGAGGTCGGCGAGGCCATCACCGAGTACCTCGGCGTCGCGCACGGCTGGCTCTACATGATCTTCCTGGTCACCGCCTTCCTCCTGGCCCGCCAGGAGCAGTGGGACCTGCCCTTCACCCTCGTCACCCTCGTCAGCGGCACCGTGCCGGTGCTGTCCTTCTGGGCCGAGCACCGCGCCACCCGCCGCGTCCGCGCCGAGCACGCCGCGCTCGCCGAGCTCGACGCCCGGGCCTGA
- a CDS encoding 1-acyl-sn-glycerol-3-phosphate acyltransferase — MHVVRRGVVAPLVVVLAVVLWVTLPLWLLVAAALSPLLPGRWRALRLLWLLVLYLSVEALLLPTLLGTWVASGFGRRLRTPYWEGIHYDLVQGVMWVLFREARRVAHLEVATQGPSPDAHPGRPLLVLCRHAGPGDSFTLVHALMHWYAREPRVVLKDTLAWDPVIDVLLRRVPARFISPGSGADLEAEIGALASGLDRDDAFVIFPEGGNFTAARRDRAIARLHGLGLHRMAERAESMVHVLAPRPGGVLAALEAAPEADVVLVAHTGLDHLLTVADIWRELPMDKRITMRWWRVPRDEVPTGRDAQIEWLYDWWERIDDWVAQHRPEELPSGRSQRR; from the coding sequence GTGCACGTCGTACGCCGTGGCGTCGTGGCCCCGCTCGTCGTCGTGCTGGCGGTGGTGCTGTGGGTGACGCTGCCGCTGTGGCTGCTGGTCGCGGCGGCGCTGTCACCACTGCTGCCGGGCCGGTGGCGGGCGCTGCGCCTGTTGTGGCTGCTCGTGCTCTACCTCAGCGTCGAGGCCCTGCTGCTGCCGACGCTGCTCGGGACCTGGGTCGCGAGCGGCTTCGGGCGGCGGCTGCGCACGCCCTACTGGGAGGGCATCCACTACGACCTGGTGCAGGGCGTGATGTGGGTGCTCTTCCGCGAGGCGCGGCGGGTGGCGCACCTCGAGGTCGCGACGCAGGGCCCCAGCCCCGACGCGCACCCGGGCCGGCCACTGCTCGTGCTGTGCCGCCACGCGGGGCCCGGTGACTCCTTCACCCTCGTGCACGCCCTCATGCACTGGTACGCCCGGGAGCCGCGGGTCGTCCTCAAGGACACCCTCGCGTGGGACCCGGTGATCGACGTCCTGCTGCGGCGGGTGCCGGCACGCTTCATCTCGCCGGGGTCGGGCGCGGACCTCGAGGCCGAGATCGGTGCCCTGGCGAGCGGGCTGGACCGCGACGACGCCTTCGTCATCTTCCCGGAGGGCGGCAACTTCACCGCGGCCCGGCGCGACCGGGCGATCGCGCGGCTGCACGGCCTCGGGCTGCACCGGATGGCCGAGCGCGCTGAGTCGATGGTGCACGTGCTCGCGCCCCGCCCCGGCGGGGTGCTGGCCGCGCTGGAGGCGGCGCCGGAGGCCGACGTGGTGCTGGTGGCCCACACCGGGCTCGACCACCTGCTGACGGTGGCAGACATCTGGCGCGAGCTGCCGATGGACAAGCGCATCACGATGCGGTGGTGGCGGGTGCCCCGCGACGAGGTCCCGACGGGGCGCGACGCCCAGATCGAGTGGCTCTACGACTGGTGGGAGCGCATCGACGACTGGGTGGCGCAGCACCGGCCCGAGGAGCTGCCCTCGGGCCGGTCGCAGCGACGGTGA
- the gyrA gene encoding DNA gyrase subunit A has translation MQRAYIDYAMAVIVGRALPDVRDGLKPVHRRVLYAMYDGGYRPDRGFSKCSRVVGDVMGQYHPHGDTAIYDTLVRLAQPWVMRAPMIQGQGNFGSPGNDAAAAMRYTECRMAPLAMEMVRDIDKDTVDFQPNYDGRSAEPVVLPSRIPNLLVNGSAGIAVGMATSIPPHNLREVAEGARWALEHPDATREELQDALIERVKGPDFPNGALIVGRQGIEQAYRTGRGSITQRAVIDVDEDSRGRTCLVITELPYMVNPDNLALKIAELADSGKVQGIADVRDDTSDRTGQRLVVVLKRDAVARVVLNNLLKHTELQTNFSANMLALVDGVPRTLSIDQFISNWITHQVDVVRRRTEYLLREAEERAHILRGLAKALDLLDEVIALIRRSPEVDDARDGLIELLDIDEVQAMAILNLQLRRLAALERQKIVDELVEIERTIADLQDILANVSRQRQIVSDELGEVVEKYGDDRRTQIIAADGDLSMEDLIPDEELVVSITRGGYAKRTRADQYRTQRRGGKGVRGASLRGDDVVQHFIATSNHHWLLFFTTAGRVYRTKAYNLPEASRDAKGGHVAGLLSFQPDEEIAQVLAIRDYAQAPYLVLATRNGLVKKTRLADYNSPRQAGVIAINFREDDDALIGAELVNADDDILLVSVKGQAIRFKADDTQLRPMGRATSGVSGMKFREGDHLLSMSVIRAAQVAAEKAAEARAEAAGESTAAGDLLGVAEQYVFTITDGGFAKRTRISEYRLQSRGGLGIKAMSLANEERGGLVGAFIVEEGDEVLSITQAGQVVRSRVDEQFRATGRSTMGVKFVSPKKGDAVAVVARSVESQVAEEAEAAAEESAAQAAEAAAETVDRTGATIDGTEGDVEAAETATDAGDAPRDPDGESGR, from the coding sequence ATGCAGCGCGCCTACATCGACTACGCGATGGCGGTCATCGTCGGGCGGGCCCTGCCCGACGTGCGCGACGGCCTCAAGCCGGTGCACCGCCGCGTCCTCTACGCGATGTACGACGGGGGCTACCGGCCCGACCGCGGCTTCAGCAAGTGCTCGCGCGTCGTGGGCGACGTCATGGGCCAGTACCACCCCCACGGCGACACCGCGATCTACGACACCCTGGTGCGCCTCGCGCAGCCCTGGGTGATGCGGGCGCCGATGATCCAGGGCCAGGGCAACTTCGGCTCGCCGGGCAACGACGCGGCCGCGGCCATGCGCTACACCGAGTGCCGGATGGCGCCGCTGGCCATGGAGATGGTCCGCGACATCGACAAGGACACCGTCGACTTCCAGCCCAACTACGACGGCCGCTCTGCCGAGCCGGTCGTGCTGCCCTCGCGCATCCCCAACCTGCTGGTCAACGGTTCTGCCGGCATCGCGGTCGGCATGGCCACCAGCATCCCGCCGCACAACCTGCGCGAGGTCGCCGAGGGCGCGCGCTGGGCGCTCGAGCACCCCGACGCGACCCGCGAGGAGCTGCAGGACGCCCTCATCGAGCGGGTGAAGGGCCCCGACTTCCCCAACGGCGCGCTGATCGTGGGGCGCCAGGGCATCGAGCAGGCCTACCGCACCGGTCGCGGCTCGATCACCCAGCGCGCGGTGATCGACGTCGACGAGGACTCCCGCGGTCGCACCTGCCTGGTGATCACCGAGCTGCCCTACATGGTCAACCCCGACAACCTCGCGCTGAAGATCGCCGAGCTCGCCGACTCGGGCAAGGTCCAGGGCATCGCCGACGTGCGCGACGACACCTCCGACCGCACCGGTCAGCGCCTCGTCGTCGTGCTCAAGCGCGACGCCGTGGCCCGCGTCGTGCTCAACAACCTGCTCAAGCACACCGAGCTGCAGACCAACTTCAGCGCCAACATGCTGGCCCTGGTCGACGGCGTGCCGCGCACGCTGAGCATCGACCAGTTCATCAGCAACTGGATCACCCACCAGGTCGACGTGGTGCGCCGGCGCACCGAGTACCTCCTGCGCGAGGCCGAGGAGCGGGCCCACATCCTGCGCGGCCTGGCCAAGGCGCTCGACCTGCTCGACGAGGTCATCGCGCTGATCCGCCGCTCCCCCGAGGTCGACGACGCCCGCGACGGCCTGATCGAGCTGCTCGACATCGACGAGGTCCAGGCGATGGCGATCCTCAACCTCCAGCTGCGGCGCCTCGCCGCGCTGGAGCGGCAGAAGATCGTCGACGAGCTGGTCGAGATCGAGCGCACCATCGCCGACCTGCAGGACATCCTGGCCAACGTCTCGCGCCAGCGGCAGATCGTCTCCGACGAGCTCGGCGAGGTCGTCGAGAAGTACGGCGACGACCGGCGCACGCAGATCATCGCCGCCGACGGCGACCTGTCGATGGAGGACCTCATCCCCGACGAGGAGCTCGTCGTCTCCATCACCCGCGGCGGCTACGCCAAGCGCACCCGCGCCGACCAGTACCGCACCCAGCGGCGCGGCGGGAAGGGCGTGCGCGGGGCCAGCCTGCGCGGCGACGACGTCGTGCAGCACTTCATCGCGACCTCCAACCACCACTGGCTGCTGTTCTTCACCACCGCCGGCCGGGTCTACCGCACCAAGGCCTACAACCTCCCCGAGGCGTCACGCGACGCGAAGGGCGGCCACGTCGCCGGGCTGCTGAGCTTCCAGCCCGACGAGGAGATCGCGCAGGTGCTGGCGATCCGCGACTACGCGCAGGCGCCCTACCTCGTGCTCGCGACCCGCAACGGGCTGGTGAAGAAGACCCGCCTCGCCGACTACAACTCCCCGCGGCAGGCCGGCGTCATCGCGATCAACTTCCGCGAGGACGACGACGCTCTCATCGGCGCCGAGCTGGTCAACGCCGACGACGACATCCTGCTCGTCTCGGTGAAGGGCCAGGCGATCCGCTTCAAAGCCGACGACACCCAGCTGCGACCGATGGGTCGCGCCACCTCGGGCGTCTCGGGCATGAAGTTCCGCGAGGGTGACCACCTGCTCTCGATGTCGGTGATCCGCGCCGCGCAGGTCGCGGCCGAGAAGGCCGCCGAGGCCCGGGCCGAGGCGGCGGGCGAGTCGACCGCCGCCGGTGACCTGCTGGGCGTCGCCGAGCAGTACGTCTTCACCATCACCGACGGCGGTTTCGCCAAGCGCACCCGGATCTCGGAGTACCGCCTGCAGTCGCGCGGCGGCCTCGGCATCAAGGCGATGTCGCTGGCCAACGAGGAGCGCGGCGGGCTCGTCGGCGCCTTCATCGTCGAGGAGGGCGACGAGGTCCTCTCGATCACCCAGGCCGGCCAGGTCGTGCGCAGCCGCGTCGACGAGCAGTTCCGCGCCACGGGCCGCTCGACGATGGGCGTGAAGTTCGTCAGCCCCAAGAAGGGCGACGCCGTCGCGGTCGTCGCGCGCTCGGTGGAGTCGCAGGTCGCCGAGGAGGCCGAGGCGGCCGCGGAGGAGAGCGCGGCGCAGGCTGCGGAGGCCGCCGCGGAGACCGTTGACCGCACAGGTGCCACAATCGACGGGACCGAGGGCGACGTCGAGGCCGCGGAGACCGCGACCGACGCCGGCGACGCCCCCCGCGACCCTGACGGGGAGAGTGGACGCTGA
- a CDS encoding DUF3566 domain-containing protein, with translation MADRPSEQQARPTAAAPPRGPAGSAPGSAKGTATDERPPLTQRLSAMVSGAADEHRANARPAAERPAASPGPAAGGAAGRRPPRRARLRLTRIDPWSVMKTAFLLAVATAVVTVVSVAIVWSVLGAAGVWESINATVADVVGTDATSGFDVRDYVGTSRILGFTILVSAVNVVLLTAIATLAAFLYNMAAALLGGVELTLAEDDR, from the coding sequence ATGGCCGACCGCCCGAGCGAGCAGCAGGCCCGACCGACCGCCGCGGCCCCGCCGAGGGGTCCGGCGGGGAGCGCGCCGGGGAGCGCGAAGGGCACCGCGACCGACGAGCGGCCGCCGCTGACCCAGCGGCTCTCGGCGATGGTCTCGGGTGCCGCCGACGAGCACCGGGCCAACGCCCGGCCCGCCGCGGAGCGCCCGGCGGCCTCGCCCGGCCCCGCCGCGGGCGGCGCGGCGGGTCGTCGCCCTCCGCGGCGCGCGCGGCTGCGGCTGACCCGCATCGACCCGTGGTCGGTGATGAAGACCGCCTTCCTGCTCGCGGTGGCGACCGCCGTCGTCACCGTGGTCTCGGTCGCGATCGTGTGGAGCGTGCTCGGTGCGGCCGGGGTGTGGGAGTCGATCAACGCGACCGTGGCCGACGTCGTGGGCACCGACGCGACCAGCGGCTTCGACGTGCGCGACTACGTCGGCACCTCGCGCATCCTCGGCTTCACGATCCTCGTCTCGGCCGTCAACGTGGTGCTGCTCACCGCGATCGCGACGCTGGCGGCGTTCCTCTACAACATGGCCGCGGCCCTGCTCGGCGGCGTCGAGCTGACGTTGGCCGAGGACGACCGCTGA
- the gyrB gene encoding DNA topoisomerase (ATP-hydrolyzing) subunit B has protein sequence MVAEALSSRSATGDAAYDASAIQVLEGLEAVRKRPGMYIGSTGERGLHHLIWEIVDNAVDEALAGHCDRIVVTVLADGGIRVEDNGRGIPTDTAPGQELPALTLALTVLHAGGKFGGGGYKVSGGLHGVGVSVVNALSSHVVAEVKNRGHLWRQTFTVGVPDGGLEQVRPLEPGERTGTTVTFWASPDIFETTHYNFETITSRIREMAFLNKGLEIVVRDERPAADEVADAVEDDTVPDDVDQAGADALKRAEGGGVEQVFRYDRGLVDYVDHLNRRKDKANPTVIAFEAETPASVENHQSLEVAMQWTTAYTESVHTFANTINTHEGGTHEEGFRAALTSLVNHWGEEWGLVKKPEDRVKGDDIREGLTAIISVKLGEPQFEGQTKTKLGNTETKGFVQRVVNEQLGDWFEKNPAEGREIVRKAQAAASARIAARKARDLARGRKGLLGGGGLPGKLSDCQSTNPAECEVFIVEGDSAGGSARQGRDPRVQAILPIRGKILNVEKARIDKVLGNAEVQSIISALGTGITEEFTLDKLRYHKVVLMADADVDGHHINTLLLTLLFRFMRPLIEHGHVYMAQPPLYRLRWNKPHEHEFVYSDAERDALVRAGLEAGKKLPKENPVQRYKGLGEMNAKELWETTMDPDNRLMLQVTLDDAAQADEIFSILMGEDVEQRRSFIQRNAKDVRFLDI, from the coding sequence GTGGTGGCCGAGGCCCTCTCCTCGCGGTCGGCGACCGGCGACGCGGCCTACGACGCCTCCGCGATCCAGGTGCTCGAAGGCCTGGAGGCGGTGCGCAAGCGCCCGGGCATGTACATCGGCTCCACCGGCGAGCGCGGCCTGCACCACCTGATCTGGGAGATCGTCGACAACGCCGTCGACGAGGCGCTCGCCGGCCACTGCGACCGCATCGTGGTGACGGTGCTCGCCGACGGCGGCATCCGCGTCGAGGACAACGGCCGCGGCATCCCGACCGACACCGCGCCGGGGCAGGAGCTGCCGGCGCTGACGCTGGCGCTGACCGTGCTCCACGCCGGCGGCAAGTTCGGCGGCGGCGGCTACAAGGTCTCCGGCGGTCTGCACGGCGTGGGCGTGTCGGTGGTCAACGCGCTGTCGAGCCACGTCGTCGCCGAGGTGAAGAACCGCGGTCACCTGTGGCGCCAGACCTTCACGGTCGGCGTGCCCGACGGCGGGCTGGAGCAGGTGCGGCCCCTCGAGCCCGGCGAGCGCACCGGCACGACGGTGACCTTCTGGGCCAGCCCCGACATCTTCGAGACCACGCACTACAACTTCGAGACCATCACCTCGCGCATCCGCGAGATGGCCTTCCTCAACAAGGGTCTCGAGATCGTCGTGCGCGACGAGCGCCCGGCGGCCGACGAGGTCGCCGACGCGGTCGAGGACGACACCGTCCCCGACGACGTCGACCAGGCCGGCGCCGACGCGCTCAAGCGCGCCGAGGGCGGCGGTGTCGAGCAGGTCTTCCGCTACGACCGCGGCCTCGTCGACTACGTCGACCACCTCAACCGCCGCAAGGACAAGGCCAACCCCACCGTCATCGCCTTCGAGGCCGAGACGCCGGCGTCGGTGGAGAACCACCAGAGCCTCGAGGTGGCGATGCAGTGGACCACCGCCTACACCGAGTCGGTCCACACCTTCGCCAACACCATCAACACCCACGAGGGCGGCACCCACGAGGAGGGCTTCCGCGCGGCGCTCACCTCCCTGGTCAACCACTGGGGCGAGGAGTGGGGCCTGGTCAAGAAGCCCGAGGACCGCGTGAAGGGCGACGACATCCGCGAGGGCCTCACCGCGATCATCTCGGTCAAGCTCGGCGAGCCGCAGTTCGAGGGCCAGACCAAGACCAAGCTCGGCAACACCGAGACCAAGGGCTTCGTGCAGCGGGTGGTCAACGAGCAGCTCGGCGACTGGTTCGAGAAGAACCCCGCCGAGGGCCGCGAGATCGTGCGCAAGGCGCAGGCGGCCGCGTCCGCCCGCATCGCGGCACGCAAGGCGCGCGACCTCGCCCGCGGCCGCAAGGGCCTGCTCGGCGGCGGCGGCCTGCCGGGCAAGCTGTCGGACTGCCAGTCCACCAACCCCGCCGAGTGCGAGGTCTTCATCGTCGAGGGCGACTCGGCGGGCGGCTCGGCGCGCCAGGGCCGCGACCCGCGGGTGCAGGCGATCCTCCCGATCCGCGGCAAGATCCTCAACGTCGAGAAGGCGCGCATCGACAAGGTGCTCGGCAACGCCGAGGTGCAGTCGATCATCTCCGCCCTCGGCACCGGCATCACGGAGGAGTTCACCCTCGACAAGCTGCGCTACCACAAGGTCGTGCTGATGGCCGACGCCGACGTCGACGGCCACCACATCAACACCCTGCTGCTGACGCTGCTCTTCCGCTTCATGCGCCCGCTCATCGAGCACGGCCACGTCTACATGGCCCAGCCGCCGCTCTACCGCCTGCGGTGGAACAAGCCCCACGAGCACGAGTTCGTCTACTCCGACGCCGAGCGCGACGCGCTGGTGCGCGCGGGGCTCGAGGCCGGCAAGAAGCTGCCGAAGGAGAACCCCGTCCAGCGCTACAAGGGCCTCGGCGAGATGAACGCCAAGGAGCTGTGGGAGACCACGATGGACCCCGACAACCGGCTCATGCTGCAGGTGACGCTCGACGACGCCGCCCAGGCCGACGAGATCTTCTCGATCCTCATGGGCGAGGACGTCGAGCAGCGCCGCTCCTTCATCCAGCGCAACGCCAAGGACGTCCGATTCCTCGATATCTAG
- a CDS encoding FadR/GntR family transcriptional regulator, with protein sequence MPLQPVTRRSVPDEVFDQVLTEVVEGGLSAGEALPSERRLAEVLGVSRPAVREALQRMAQTRLVEVRQGGATTVRDFRRHAGLDLLPRLLVRGGRVDAAVGRSIVEARLVVGPGVAALAAQRAGRTLQPALEAQVDELARAGDDVAAQHAALAFWDTVVDGADSLTFRLMFNSLRAAYEPAIGALAPLLAEEVSQVEAYRVLAVAVGGGDPDTARAAAERVLRPATTALLTALDALTEETP encoded by the coding sequence ATGCCCCTGCAACCCGTGACCCGCCGCTCCGTGCCCGACGAGGTCTTCGACCAGGTGCTCACCGAGGTCGTGGAGGGCGGGCTGAGCGCGGGAGAGGCGCTGCCGAGCGAGCGGCGGCTGGCCGAGGTGCTCGGCGTCAGCCGCCCCGCCGTGAGGGAGGCCCTGCAGCGGATGGCGCAGACCCGCCTGGTGGAGGTGCGCCAGGGGGGCGCCACGACCGTGCGCGACTTCCGACGGCACGCCGGGCTCGACCTGCTGCCGCGCCTGCTCGTGCGCGGGGGCCGGGTCGACGCCGCCGTCGGGCGCAGCATCGTGGAGGCGCGGCTCGTGGTCGGCCCCGGCGTCGCAGCACTGGCGGCGCAGCGCGCCGGCCGCACCCTGCAGCCAGCCCTGGAGGCCCAGGTCGACGAGCTCGCCCGTGCCGGCGACGACGTCGCGGCCCAGCACGCCGCACTCGCCTTCTGGGACACCGTCGTCGACGGCGCCGACTCGCTCACCTTCCGGCTGATGTTCAACAGCCTGCGTGCCGCCTACGAGCCGGCGATCGGGGCCCTCGCCCCCCTCCTCGCCGAGGAGGTCTCCCAGGTCGAGGCCTACCGCGTGCTCGCCGTCGCCGTCGGGGGCGGCGACCCCGACACCGCCCGCGCCGCCGCCGAGCGGGTGCTGCGCCCCGCCACCACCGCCCTCCTGACCGCGCTCGACGCCCTGACCGAGGAGACCCCGTGA
- a CDS encoding patatin-like phospholipase family protein encodes MTTAFVLGGGGVLGAVEVGMLRALFDRGVRPDLVLGTSVGALNGALVARDPTPAVVERLVELWEQAAGSKDVYGDRPLRTVRRALATGTHVYSPKPLRQRLAEELGDLRFEDLPVRLQVCAASIERAAEHWFDSGPLVDAVVASAAVPGLLPPARVGDEHYLDGGIVNSIPVGRAVELGATRVFVLQVGRVDRPLTVPRRPWEVARVSFEIARRHRFVREVAALPDDVEAHVLPAAGTGPRDDSVLAYRDFASVRSRMELTWEASLAHLDEAGVDDRPVD; translated from the coding sequence GTGACCACGGCCTTCGTGCTCGGCGGCGGCGGCGTGCTGGGCGCGGTCGAGGTCGGCATGCTCCGGGCGCTCTTCGACCGCGGCGTGCGCCCCGACCTGGTGCTCGGCACCAGCGTGGGCGCGCTCAACGGCGCGCTGGTCGCGCGCGACCCCACGCCGGCGGTGGTCGAGCGGCTGGTCGAGCTGTGGGAGCAGGCGGCGGGGTCCAAGGACGTCTACGGCGACCGGCCCCTGCGAACCGTCCGCCGCGCGCTCGCGACCGGCACCCACGTCTACAGCCCGAAGCCGCTGCGGCAGCGGCTCGCGGAGGAGCTGGGCGACCTGCGCTTCGAGGACCTGCCGGTGCGGCTGCAGGTCTGCGCGGCGAGCATCGAGCGGGCGGCCGAGCACTGGTTCGACTCCGGCCCGCTGGTCGACGCGGTCGTCGCGAGCGCCGCGGTGCCCGGGCTGCTGCCCCCGGCCCGGGTGGGCGACGAGCACTACCTCGACGGCGGCATCGTCAACTCGATCCCCGTCGGCCGGGCCGTCGAGCTCGGCGCGACCCGCGTCTTCGTGCTCCAGGTGGGCCGGGTCGACCGCCCCCTGACCGTGCCGCGCCGGCCGTGGGAGGTCGCGCGGGTGTCCTTCGAGATCGCCCGGCGCCACCGCTTCGTCCGCGAGGTCGCCGCCCTGCCCGACGACGTCGAGGCGCACGTGCTGCCCGCCGCCGGCACCGGCCCGCGCGACGACTCGGTGCTCGCCTACCGCGACTTCGCCTCCGTGCGCAGCAGGATGGAGCTCACCTGGGAGGCCTCGCTCGCGCACCTCGACGAGGCCGGGGTCGACGACCGACCGGTCGACTGA
- a CDS encoding sterol desaturase family protein: MTRPDPAVEVAARARLADDEARAANPRRTPLSLAAAARRFLGAPSPWLISACLAAAVAARVAVGGGSWWELSVPLGLVAAFPLIEWVVHVVVLHWRPRRLGPVTVDPLLARKHRAHHADPRDLPLVFIPTGALVVLLPAYAVLLLLAVPATTWALTALVSVYALKLGYEWTHYLVHSDYRPRSRWFRAVWRNHRLHHYKNEHYWFTVTTAGTADRLLGTYPDQASVPTSPTVRSLHAATETG; encoded by the coding sequence GTGACCCGACCCGACCCCGCGGTCGAGGTGGCCGCCCGCGCCCGCCTCGCCGACGACGAGGCGCGTGCCGCGAACCCCCGGCGTACGCCGCTCTCGCTCGCCGCCGCCGCCCGCCGCTTCCTGGGTGCCCCGTCGCCGTGGCTGATCAGCGCCTGCCTCGCCGCCGCGGTCGCGGCCCGCGTGGCGGTGGGCGGTGGCAGCTGGTGGGAGCTCAGCGTGCCGCTGGGCCTCGTCGCGGCGTTCCCGCTCATCGAGTGGGTGGTCCACGTCGTCGTCCTCCACTGGCGCCCGCGGCGCCTCGGTCCCGTCACGGTCGACCCGCTGCTCGCCCGCAAGCACCGCGCCCACCACGCAGACCCGCGCGACCTCCCCCTGGTCTTCATCCCGACGGGTGCGCTCGTCGTGCTGCTCCCGGCGTACGCCGTCCTGCTGCTGCTCGCGGTGCCCGCCACGACGTGGGCGCTCACCGCCCTGGTGTCCGTCTACGCCCTCAAGCTCGGCTACGAGTGGACGCACTACCTGGTGCACAGTGACTACCGCCCGCGGTCACGGTGGTTCCGCGCGGTGTGGCGCAACCACCGCCTGCACCACTACAAGAACGAGCACTACTGGTTCACGGTCACCACCGCCGGCACCGCCGACCGGCTGCTCGGCACCTACCCCGACCAGGCGAGCGTCCCCACCTCGCCCACCGTCCGGTCACTGCACGCGGCCACCGAGACCGGCTGA
- a CDS encoding SURF1 family cytochrome oxidase biogenesis protein yields the protein MHPLLAPRRWGGHVVALVLVTIALALGAWQLDQWREARAAAAQDLSQAEPVPLDQALGPDEAFQQDAVGQPVTLSGTWLPESTVLVSDREVDGVEGWWVATPVAVGGGDGSALYVVRGWTADRDDVPPAPQGETSLVATLQPPEGSGAVDPSPGDDELPQLRTADLVQQVDQDLYGGYAVLVDAAASPGGPAAAAGLEPAALEQLPAAGASTALRNVLYALEWVLFGMFAAFVWWRWTRDVVQADRAADGGGDDRGGDDGDGGDGGGGDGGEGDGDGGEPGDGPRPASRRPVASSP from the coding sequence GTGCACCCCCTGCTCGCGCCCCGCCGGTGGGGCGGGCACGTGGTGGCGTTGGTGCTGGTCACGATCGCGCTGGCCCTGGGCGCGTGGCAGCTCGACCAGTGGCGCGAGGCGCGGGCCGCCGCGGCGCAGGACCTGAGCCAGGCCGAGCCGGTGCCGCTCGACCAGGCGCTCGGGCCCGACGAGGCCTTCCAGCAGGACGCGGTGGGCCAGCCGGTCACGCTCAGCGGCACCTGGCTGCCGGAGTCGACGGTCCTGGTCAGCGACCGGGAGGTCGACGGCGTCGAGGGCTGGTGGGTCGCCACGCCCGTCGCCGTCGGCGGAGGCGACGGGTCAGCGCTCTACGTCGTGCGCGGCTGGACCGCCGACCGTGACGACGTGCCCCCGGCGCCGCAGGGCGAGACCTCGCTCGTCGCCACGCTGCAGCCCCCCGAGGGCAGCGGCGCGGTCGACCCGAGCCCCGGCGACGACGAGCTGCCCCAGCTGCGCACCGCCGACCTGGTGCAGCAGGTCGACCAGGACCTCTACGGCGGCTACGCCGTCCTCGTCGACGCGGCCGCCTCGCCGGGCGGCCCGGCCGCCGCCGCGGGGCTTGAGCCCGCCGCGCTCGAGCAGCTGCCGGCCGCCGGCGCGTCGACCGCGCTCCGCAACGTGCTCTACGCCCTCGAGTGGGTGCTCTTCGGGATGTTCGCCGCCTTCGTGTGGTGGCGGTGGACCCGCGACGTGGTCCAGGCCGACCGCGCGGCCGACGGCGGTGGCGATGACCGTGGTGGCGACGACGGTGACGGGGGTGACGGTGGTGGGGGTGACGGTGGTGAGGGTGACGGCGACGGAGGAGAGCCCGGGGACGGGCCGCGGCCGGCTTCGCGCCGCCCGGTAGCGTCGAGCCCGTGA